Genomic DNA from Podospora pseudoanserina strain CBS 124.78 chromosome 4, whole genome shotgun sequence:
ATCCATTCACTGCCAGACATTGTTGAACAAGTCACTGTCGCCACCGGGCACAGCCGGCTTGGATGTGCTGGTAGAAGTGGTGCCGCTTGTCCAACCGCCAAACTCCTCGTCCGCAGTGACCTTCGGAGCAGGGGCAAAACCACCTGATGCACTGGGCACGATGGGTtggctggagaaggagcccCAGCCAAAGTcattcgaggtcgaggtcgtcgCCTTTGGGGGCTCTGGCTTGGCGGGCTCGTCAGAAGCCCAGGCGTTTCCACCCCAGACATCAGCACCAGAGAAGCCGCTGCCGCCAATAGAGCCAAGGGTGTTAGAGGTGGCTACTGGCGCGGGGGCGGGAGCTGGGGCGGGCTTTGGCTGGCTGAGATTGAATACGGAGGAAGAGGTCATTGGGGGAGATGACACCGCAGGCTTAGGGGCGggggctggctgagaaggtGCTGGCGAGGAAAAGTCGAAGAGATCCCCAAGGGCAGCAGAGGCCGGTGCGGCGGCCGGTTTAGGAGCAGCcgcgggggaggagacggagccCCACCCAGAAAGCCCGCCAATGGACGACTTGGATTGATGAGTTGATGCGGCTGGCttggagttgaagaagctgcCGCCGCTCAAACCAGAGAAGGCCGAAGAGCTGCTGGTTGTCTGAGCCGCAGGGCGAGGGGAGCTGAAACTTCCAAGACTAGAGAACGCATCGACTTGGGCGGGCTTGGGAGCAGCAGAGTTTCCAAAGCTCAAGTTGCTGAAGGCATCGTTGAGCCCACCAAAAGAACCCTGGGTCTGTGACATCCCTGTCGGGGATCCCAGACCGCTAAATGATCCCGAAGAGGCATGAGATactggttgttgaggagccTGTGGTTGAGGTCGTGGCGCGGCTGCGTACAGTGAAAGAATCGACTGCTTGAGGTCTGGTCGGGATTGGCCTCCAGCGCTTGGTGTGCCAGTCGTGCTGGCTGGTCGAGGGGGCGCCGCAGTTTCCGAGCCCAAGAAATCCAAACCCAGCAGCGAATCCTTGGTGTTTGTCGCCTTCGGAGGAGCAGGGTCGGCTTTGGGAGGCACCTTGGACGCTGTTGGTCCGGCGGTACTAGCtctcggtggtggtacaGAGGCAAGGCCACCACCGATCAAGTCCTCTTGTGGTGGGGCGGCACGTCTTGGGGCCGACGACTGACCGATAGAGCTCTTTCGAGTCGATTCCCTCCGCTCAATATTttgcttctccttgaccacGCTCAGGGGAAcatcgtcatcgccatcgGCATCCAACGTAGCAGGGTCCGGCATCGGTCCGTCCATTACCCACCTCTTCAGTTCGTATTTGGT
This window encodes:
- the AGE2 gene encoding ARF GAP with effector function(s) (COG:T; EggNog:ENOG503NZDI); the encoded protein is MSRRPANPGADRALQNQQTIKSLLKLEANKVCADCKRNKHPRWASWNLGVFVCIRCSGIHRGMGTHISRVKSVDLDSWTDEQLQSVLNWGNARANKYWEAKLAPGHVPSEAKIENFIRTKYELKRWVMDGPMPDPATLDADGDDDVPLSVVKEKQNIERRESTRKSSIGQSSAPRRAAPPQEDLIGGGLASVPPPRASTAGPTASKVPPKADPAPPKATNTKDSLLGLDFLGSETAAPPRPASTTGTPSAGGQSRPDLKQSILSLYAAAPRPQPQAPQQPVSHASSGSFSGLGSPTGMSQTQGSFGGLNDAFSNLSFGNSAAPKPAQVDAFSSLGSFSSPRPAAQTTSSSSAFSGLSGGSFFNSKPAASTHQSKSSIGGLSGWGSVSSPAAAPKPAAAPASAALGDLFDFSSPAPSQPAPAPKPAVSSPPMTSSSVFNLSQPKPAPAPAPAPVATSNTLGSIGGSGFSGADVWGGNAWASDEPAKPEPPKATTSTSNDFGWGSFSSQPIVPSASGGFAPAPKVTADEEFGGWTSGTTSTSTSKPAVPGGDSDLFNNVWQ